In Anaerolineales bacterium, a single genomic region encodes these proteins:
- a CDS encoding response regulator transcription factor: MEERKIRVVIADDHGLICQGLRMVLERGGMEVVGVGSTGRQAVELTVAAKPDVLILDIRMPDMDGLEALAEVKNQGLPVSVIMLTSFDTPEYLAQAVAKGAAGFLSKSADVKGIPEAVRAVVAGEAIVDRQLLQAALDTSSRAAIENRGFQRRSANDLTEQETRVLRLVAEGLDNNAIAASLGVSRNTVKTHVHNIFSKLGVSDRTQAAILAMRMGLSS, translated from the coding sequence ATGGAAGAACGCAAGATCCGGGTGGTAATCGCCGATGACCACGGGCTGATCTGTCAGGGGCTGCGCATGGTGCTCGAGCGCGGCGGTATGGAAGTCGTCGGCGTGGGTTCAACCGGCCGACAAGCGGTCGAGCTGACGGTGGCCGCCAAACCGGATGTCCTGATCCTCGACATCCGCATGCCCGACATGGACGGGTTGGAGGCCCTGGCGGAGGTCAAGAACCAGGGGCTGCCGGTCAGCGTGATCATGTTGACCTCCTTCGACACGCCCGAGTACCTGGCGCAGGCCGTGGCCAAAGGTGCGGCCGGCTTTCTCTCCAAATCGGCGGATGTCAAGGGCATCCCGGAGGCAGTGCGGGCCGTGGTCGCCGGCGAGGCGATCGTCGACCGGCAGCTGCTGCAGGCGGCGCTCGACACCAGCAGCCGGGCAGCGATCGAGAACCGCGGCTTCCAGCGGCGATCGGCCAACGACCTGACCGAGCAGGAAACGCGCGTGCTGCGGCTGGTGGCGGAAGGGCTGGACAACAACGCCATCGCCGCTTCACTCGGGGTCAGCCGAAACACGGTCAAGACCCACGTCCACAACATCTTCTCCAAGCTCGGCGTCTCCGACCGCACTCAGGCCGCCATCCTGGCGATGCGGATGGGACTGAGCAGCTGA